TGCACAGatgtatttcattcttctttttggtgtGAATGAATGTTTTCTCCTAGGGGCAATGGCTTATGACCGATTTGCTGCCATCTGCTGTCCTCTGACCTACCCCATGATTATGAACAAGAGGGTGTTTGTGAAATTAGTCATGTTCTCATGGGTCTCAGGGATCATGGTGGCTACTCTGCAGACCTCATGGGTATTCAGTTTTCCCTTTTGTGGACCCAATGAAATTAGTCATATATCTTGTGAAACCCCAGCAGTGCTGGAACTGGTTTGTGCAGATATCTCCTTGTATGAAATCTATGCCTTCATAGGCACCATTTTGATTATATTGCTTCCTTTCTTGTTGATACTCTTGTCTTATCTTAGAATTCTCTTTGCCATCCTGAAGATGCCATCAACAACTGGGAGGCAAAAGgccttttccacctgtgcctCTCATGTCACATCAGTCACCCTCTTCTATGGCACAGCCAGTATGACTTATTTACAGCCCAAATCTAGCTACTCACCAGTAACCAAGAAACTGATGTCTTTGGCTTACACATTGCTCACACCCCTGCTGAATCCCCTTATCTACAGCCTGCGAAACCATGAGATGAAAAAGGCTTTGGTGAAATTATggcggagagcagtggttttacaCACAGTCTGACTTGTTAAGAAGCTATATATTTGCTTATTACTCAACAGAACTCTGTTTGAATTTAATAAGTGATGAAAACAGATTCCATTTCTTGATATTAATGAGTTTGCATTGTTGTATTCCTTGAGTTTGAAATGTATCAGGagattcttctcttttaatactgtgGTGTTATCATCTGTTTTGAAGAGATACTAAGTTCCTTAGCACATGATCCAATAGTCTAGGCATGCATTTCCCTATTATGGGCATTCACATAATTATCAGACTATTGTGATTAAGATTATGTTTCATTAAATATCTACTTCAATAGGTTTCTATGTATTGatgcttttattttgatatgatCATTTCCTCAAAGGTCATTCTCTTAGAATGAATGATATTTACACataaacatgtatgtgtgtgtgtgtgtgtgtgtgtgtgtgtgtgtgtgtgtgtgtgctggttgAGATCCAACTGGaagccttgcatatgctaagcatgtgcaCAACCACTGTGTTCCACACCCTTcccttgtttatatattttaattgttattttagagttacttctttaaatgcttttaactaATTCTGACTAACCTGAAAGCTCACTGAAATTCACTAACAGCTGTAACCTCAAGAGACCAACAAATAgtgggtgtgatttttttttctggagagaaaAGTCTTTTCAACGAGTCagtaagaaaatgaattattgttTCAGGATGAAATGAGTTCTACTTCATGGGCTCATACTGGGATCATCCCAAACTGTATTTCTCttggtatttatatatttatgcaacaATGCATATATTTTCTGGACCTCTCATGTGGCAATATTAAGTATTGTTTTCACTTGGAGCCACTACATTAGAGACTTTTTTCGTATCTTCCTTTGTAGGTCAAAATGCCCTCAAATTGTTTataaacaattttgttttgttttgttttgttttttagttgtgatagaactttattttatttatttatatgtgatgctgagaactgaacctagtgcctcacacatgtcaggctaCTATTGGgtcacagccccagctccagctagtggttttttattaattatattgggAAAATAATATAATCCATGAGTTATGCCTATTTTCTAGAATCCTTGCATTTCCTGACTTACAGTGTGAACTTTTCAGAGTGAATAATCTCACAGGTGCAAAATCTGGAACATTTCATACTTTGTagtaatgttctctctctctctttctatatatatagatagatatagatatagatatagatatagatatataggtatatatctaGATATAAAAagcaggcattgaacccaggggcacttaatcactgagcaccAGCCAC
This portion of the Ictidomys tridecemlineatus isolate mIctTri1 chromosome 4, mIctTri1.hap1, whole genome shotgun sequence genome encodes:
- the LOC144376783 gene encoding olfactory receptor 10A3-like; amino-acid sequence: MKRQNQSSVVEFILLGFSDFPELQDEIFGVFLVIYLMTLMGNAIIIAAILLDQTLHIPMYLFLQNLSVVEVSFSAAIMPEMLVVLTTEKTTISFVGCFAQMYFILLFGVNECFLLGAMAYDRFAAICCPLTYPMIMNKRVFVKLVMFSWVSGIMVATLQTSWVFSFPFCGPNEISHISCETPAVLELVCADISLYEIYAFIGTILIILLPFLLILLSYLRILFAILKMPSTTGRQKAFSTCASHVTSVTLFYGTASMTYLQPKSSYSPVTKKLMSLAYTLLTPLLNPLIYSLRNHEMKKALVKLWRRAVVLHTV